Proteins found in one Halobaculum sp. MBLA0147 genomic segment:
- a CDS encoding 50S ribosomal protein L18 produces MATGPRYNVPMRRRREVRTDYHQRLRLLKSGKPRLVARVSNKHVRAQLVTPGPDGDETHAAASSEDLAEYGWEAPTGNLPSAYLTGYLAGLRAVDAGLEAAVLDIGLNTATPGNKAFAVQEGAIDAGLEIPHNEDVLAEWPRNRGEHIAEYAEQVDGDLYSGAFDATELPEHFDELRETLTEEFE; encoded by the coding sequence ATGGCAACTGGACCACGATACAACGTGCCGATGCGGCGTCGGCGCGAGGTCCGGACCGACTACCACCAGAGGTTGCGCCTGCTGAAATCCGGGAAGCCGCGCCTGGTCGCGCGGGTCTCGAACAAGCACGTCAGGGCGCAGCTGGTCACCCCCGGTCCGGACGGCGACGAGACACACGCAGCCGCGTCCAGCGAGGACCTCGCGGAGTACGGCTGGGAGGCTCCCACCGGGAACCTGCCGAGCGCGTACCTGACGGGGTACCTCGCCGGACTGCGGGCCGTCGACGCCGGGCTCGAGGCGGCCGTGTTGGACATCGGACTCAACACGGCGACCCCGGGCAACAAGGCGTTCGCGGTACAGGAAGGAGCGATCGACGCGGGGCTGGAGATCCCCCACAACGAGGACGTACTCGCGGAGTGGCCGCGCAACCGCGGCGAGCACATCGCCGAGTACGCCGAGCAGGTCGACGGCGACCTGTACAGTGGGGCGTTCGACGCCACGGAACTGCCGGAGCACTTCGACGAGCTCCGGGAGACACTGACGGAGGAGTTCGAGTAA
- a CDS encoding 30S ribosomal protein S5 → MSANDDGWTPRTRLGRQVQAGDVTSMDEALATGLPLKEPQIVDQLLPNMDDEVLDINMVQRMTDSGRRVKFRVAVAVGNRDGYLGYAEARDDQVGGAIEKAIDVAKLHVISVDRGSGSWEDSAGGRNSLTRTAEGKAGSVEVEIKPAPQGLGLAGAETVRNILSLAGIEDAWTSSNGNTRTTVNLAKATFNALTNASQARTPDRARRVQREAREGVSE, encoded by the coding sequence ATGAGCGCCAACGACGACGGCTGGACGCCGCGCACGCGGCTCGGCCGACAGGTACAGGCGGGCGACGTGACCTCCATGGACGAGGCGCTGGCGACCGGGCTCCCGCTGAAGGAGCCGCAGATCGTCGACCAGCTGCTGCCGAACATGGACGACGAGGTCTTGGACATCAACATGGTCCAGCGGATGACCGACTCCGGGCGACGTGTGAAGTTCCGCGTCGCCGTGGCGGTCGGCAACCGCGACGGCTACCTCGGCTACGCCGAGGCCCGGGACGACCAGGTCGGCGGTGCCATCGAGAAGGCGATCGACGTGGCGAAGCTCCACGTCATCTCGGTGGACCGCGGCTCCGGCTCCTGGGAGGACTCCGCCGGTGGGCGCAACTCGCTCACCCGGACGGCCGAGGGGAAGGCCGGCTCCGTCGAGGTGGAGATCAAGCCGGCCCCGCAGGGGCTCGGCCTCGCGGGCGCGGAGACGGTCCGCAACATCCTCTCGCTGGCCGGCATCGAAGACGCGTGGACTTCCTCGAACGGGAACACGCGGACGACGGTGAACCTCGCGAAGGCGACGTTCAACGCACTGACGAACGCCTCCCAGGCTCGCACGCCGGACCGCGCGCGACGCGTCCAGCGCGAGGCCCGAGAGGGGGTGAGTGAGTGA
- the rpmD gene encoding 50S ribosomal protein L30: MQAVVQLRGEVDMSEDIADTLSMLNLHAVNHATFVPERDTYEGMITKVNDYVAFGEPSVETVATLLRRRGEPAEGDADVDDEWVAAETDYDDVDALAAALVDEETTLQETALAPVLRLHAPRGGHDGVKRPATDGGELGRHTTEEIDALLEAMR; the protein is encoded by the coding sequence ATGCAGGCGGTCGTCCAACTCCGCGGGGAGGTCGACATGTCCGAGGACATCGCCGACACCCTGTCGATGCTCAACCTCCACGCGGTCAACCACGCGACGTTCGTCCCCGAGCGTGACACCTACGAGGGGATGATCACGAAGGTCAACGACTACGTGGCCTTCGGCGAGCCGTCCGTCGAGACGGTGGCGACCCTGCTGCGTCGGCGCGGCGAGCCCGCCGAGGGTGACGCAGACGTCGACGACGAGTGGGTCGCCGCGGAGACGGACTACGACGACGTGGACGCGCTCGCCGCGGCACTCGTCGACGAGGAGACGACGCTGCAGGAGACGGCGCTCGCGCCGGTCCTGCGGCTCCACGCGCCGCGTGGCGGCCACGACGGCGTGAAGCGACCCGCCACGGACGGCGGCGAACTCGGTCGCCACACGACCGAGGAGATCGACGCGCTCCTGGAGGCGATGCGATAA
- a CDS encoding uL15m family ribosomal protein produces MTNKKKRQRGTRTHGGGSHKHNRGAGHRGGRGAAGRDKHEYHNHPPLGKHGFTPPEKTQDTVVEVTVQELDEDAALLAADGLAEETDGAYHLDARDVAEDGHEVDVVKVLGNGHARQELHVTADAFTASARAEIEQAGGSVELTERAEQAAEDEADDEDDE; encoded by the coding sequence ATGACGAACAAGAAGAAGCGCCAGCGCGGGACGCGCACGCACGGCGGCGGCTCGCACAAGCACAACCGCGGCGCCGGCCACCGCGGTGGACGCGGTGCCGCCGGTCGCGACAAACACGAGTACCACAACCACCCACCGCTGGGGAAGCACGGCTTCACGCCGCCGGAGAAGACCCAGGACACGGTGGTCGAGGTGACCGTCCAGGAACTCGACGAGGACGCCGCCCTGCTGGCGGCCGACGGGCTCGCCGAGGAGACGGACGGCGCCTACCACCTCGACGCACGCGACGTGGCCGAGGACGGCCACGAGGTCGACGTGGTGAAGGTGCTCGGCAACGGGCACGCACGCCAGGAACTGCACGTCACGGCGGACGCGTTCACGGCGAGCGCGCGCGCCGAGATCGAGCAGGCTGGCGGGTCGGTCGAACTGACCGAGCGCGCGGAGCAGGCGGCCGAAGACGAGGCCGACGACGAGGACGACGAGTAA
- a CDS encoding glycerate kinase, with product MTERDTESRHDGETDRVREMVQNYEALATTDTRATALACLAAGIDAARPERAIRTALSVEGANLRVSGLVAGAGAAGRDDDSAVTLDLAAYDHLLVVGGGKAAAGLVRGLDAVLTGADHEIDGGTVLVPPSAAGAVGSVSLRAGGHPTPTAAGVAGTREALATLDAADDRTLVFAPITGGGSALLAAPREGLSLTAVKSVTEQLLAAGAPIADVNTVRTQLSAVKGGRLAARAAPATVLGLVVSDVVGDDPAVIASGPTVPTDTTPADALAVLDRHAVDAPAVRRFLSERSESDADTHTDTGDGAASSHDASPGESVPTTTATVVIADAGRALAGAREAARRRGYDARVLGRRVTGEARVAGRRAGALAATVADRASAPVVLLAGGETTVTVTGDGTGGPNCEYALAAAAELARRDTDDRFADRVAVAAVDTDGRDGSTDAAGAVVDATTVDTGIAERALARNDSLPVLERTNAAIATGPTGTNVNDLRVIVVE from the coding sequence GTGACCGAACGTGACACGGAGTCCAGGCACGACGGCGAGACGGATCGGGTTCGGGAGATGGTCCAGAACTACGAGGCGCTCGCGACGACCGACACGCGGGCGACGGCGCTCGCCTGTCTCGCGGCCGGAATCGACGCTGCTCGGCCGGAGCGAGCGATCCGAACGGCACTCTCCGTCGAGGGAGCGAACCTCCGCGTGTCCGGTCTCGTCGCGGGAGCGGGTGCGGCGGGACGCGACGACGACTCTGCGGTCACCCTCGACCTCGCGGCGTACGATCACCTCCTCGTCGTCGGCGGCGGGAAGGCTGCCGCGGGGCTCGTCCGTGGTCTCGACGCGGTGCTGACCGGCGCCGACCACGAGATCGACGGCGGCACGGTGCTCGTCCCGCCGTCGGCCGCCGGTGCCGTGGGGTCCGTCTCGTTGCGAGCGGGTGGTCACCCGACGCCGACCGCCGCGGGCGTAGCGGGGACACGCGAGGCGCTCGCGACACTCGACGCGGCCGACGACCGGACGCTCGTGTTCGCGCCGATCACCGGTGGTGGGAGTGCGCTGCTGGCCGCGCCACGCGAAGGACTCTCGTTGACCGCAGTCAAGTCGGTGACGGAGCAGTTGCTCGCCGCTGGCGCACCGATAGCCGACGTGAACACTGTCCGGACGCAACTCTCGGCGGTGAAAGGTGGCCGTCTCGCCGCCCGCGCGGCACCGGCGACCGTCCTGGGGCTGGTCGTCAGCGACGTGGTGGGCGACGACCCGGCGGTGATCGCCAGCGGGCCGACGGTACCGACCGACACGACGCCCGCGGACGCGCTCGCCGTCCTCGACCGCCACGCGGTGGACGCACCGGCGGTACGACGGTTCCTCTCCGAGCGGAGTGAGTCAGACGCGGACACCCACACCGACACCGGCGACGGCGCGGCTTCGTCCCACGACGCATCCCCGGGCGAGTCGGTCCCGACGACGACCGCGACGGTCGTGATCGCGGACGCCGGGCGCGCGCTCGCCGGTGCACGCGAGGCCGCACGACGCCGCGGCTACGACGCTCGGGTACTCGGCCGCCGCGTCACGGGCGAGGCACGGGTCGCGGGTCGGAGAGCGGGCGCACTCGCCGCGACGGTCGCAGACCGTGCCTCGGCGCCGGTCGTGTTACTCGCCGGCGGCGAGACGACCGTGACGGTGACCGGCGACGGCACTGGCGGCCCGAACTGCGAGTACGCACTCGCGGCGGCCGCCGAACTCGCCCGCCGCGACACGGACGACCGGTTCGCGGATCGCGTCGCGGTCGCCGCCGTCGACACGGACGGCCGCGACGGGTCGACGGACGCCGCCGGTGCCGTCGTCGACGCGACGACCGTCGACACGGGGATCGCCGAGCGAGCACTCGCGCGCAACGACTCGCTCCCGGTACTGGAGCGCACGAACGCCGCCATCGCCACCGGTCCGACCGGGACGAACGTCAACGACCTCCGCGTGATCGTCGTCGAGTGA
- a CDS encoding zinc-dependent alcohol dehydrogenase family protein gives MRAAVLREYGEPLEITEVDAPEPAPHGAVVAVEACGICRSDWHAWQGHGEWADDQVPTDYVLGHEPAGEVVAVGDRVTDVTVGDRVAVPFDLGCGGCLECTNGHGNTCLDGTALGFERDAPGAFAEAVHVPHADYNALPLPEGVAARDVAALGCRFTTAYHALAHRADVAPGDWVAVHGCGGVGLSAVHVADALGARPIAVDVDEAALDRAREAGAAETVDATATDPPEAIRSLAADRGGEGAHVSVDALGRAETCRNSVACLRQRGTHVQVGLTTDAERGEVSLPVDAVTRWEIEFLGSRGMPQTRYDELLGLLDAGQIDPGSLVGRTVSLDEVPDRLAAMSEYETDGVEVLTFE, from the coding sequence ATGCGCGCAGCCGTCCTCCGCGAGTACGGGGAGCCACTGGAGATCACCGAGGTGGACGCACCGGAGCCGGCACCACACGGGGCGGTCGTCGCCGTCGAGGCGTGTGGCATCTGCCGGTCGGACTGGCACGCCTGGCAGGGCCACGGCGAGTGGGCCGACGATCAGGTGCCGACGGACTACGTGCTCGGCCACGAGCCGGCGGGCGAGGTGGTCGCGGTCGGCGACCGGGTGACGGACGTGACCGTCGGGGACCGCGTCGCGGTGCCGTTCGACTTGGGGTGTGGCGGCTGTCTGGAGTGTACGAACGGCCACGGCAACACCTGTCTCGACGGCACCGCACTGGGGTTCGAACGCGACGCACCGGGTGCGTTCGCCGAGGCGGTCCACGTCCCGCACGCCGACTACAACGCACTCCCGTTGCCGGAGGGTGTCGCCGCGCGCGACGTGGCGGCACTCGGCTGTCGGTTCACGACGGCGTACCACGCACTCGCACACCGCGCCGACGTGGCGCCCGGCGACTGGGTGGCGGTCCACGGCTGTGGTGGCGTCGGCCTCTCGGCGGTCCACGTCGCGGACGCCCTCGGAGCGCGACCAATCGCGGTCGACGTCGACGAGGCCGCGCTCGACCGCGCACGGGAGGCGGGTGCGGCGGAGACGGTCGACGCGACGGCGACGGACCCACCCGAGGCCATCCGTTCGCTCGCGGCCGACCGCGGCGGCGAGGGTGCACACGTCTCCGTCGACGCGCTCGGGCGTGCCGAGACGTGTCGGAACTCCGTGGCGTGTCTCCGCCAGCGCGGGACACACGTCCAGGTCGGGCTGACGACGGACGCCGAGCGTGGCGAGGTGTCGCTGCCCGTCGACGCGGTGACGCGGTGGGAGATCGAGTTCCTCGGCTCGCGCGGGATGCCACAGACGCGGTACGACGAACTGCTCGGGCTGCTCGACGCCGGGCAGATCGACCCGGGGTCGCTCGTCGGTCGGACGGTGTCGCTCGACGAGGTCCCCGACCGCCTCGCGGCGATGTCCGAGTACGAGACGGACGGCGTGGAGGTGTTGACGTTCGAGTGA
- a CDS encoding pyridoxamine 5'-phosphate oxidase family protein, which translates to MSDTPADVDALVSNEMDDAAVDAALREHGTGVLSLARQGESYAVPVSFGYDGQRCYFVFVGYHEPSRKAEFAAETERATLTLYETDGRDDWHSVVVRGPLRRVDDETEWDDATDAIEDNGWYPSLFRGADPRGRVDLWALDAEEVTGYASG; encoded by the coding sequence ATGTCCGACACTCCAGCGGACGTGGACGCACTGGTCTCCAACGAGATGGACGACGCGGCCGTGGACGCCGCGTTGCGCGAGCACGGGACGGGTGTGTTGTCGCTGGCACGCCAGGGGGAGTCGTACGCCGTCCCCGTCTCGTTCGGCTACGACGGCCAGCGGTGTTACTTCGTCTTCGTCGGCTACCACGAGCCGAGCAGGAAGGCGGAGTTCGCCGCGGAGACCGAGCGCGCGACGCTGACGCTGTACGAGACCGACGGCCGCGACGACTGGCACAGTGTCGTCGTCCGCGGGCCACTGCGACGGGTGGACGACGAGACGGAGTGGGACGACGCCACGGACGCCATCGAGGACAACGGCTGGTACCCGAGTCTGTTCCGCGGGGCCGACCCGCGCGGGCGTGTCGACCTCTGGGCGCTCGACGCCGAGGAGGTCACCGGCTACGCGAGCGGGTGA
- a CDS encoding replication factor C large subunit, whose translation MPTDWTEKYRPSSLSELRGNDSAVDDVREWAQTWDDHGEAAVLHGSPGIGKTSAAHALAADMGWETVELNASDQRTADDIERYAGRAADNATLGGASGSDDSGGRQLVIVDEADNVHGNYDRGGSRAITDLVKTARQPVVLIANDYYEMSRGLRNNTREIEFRDVSKRSIVPVLRDLCRKEGIEYESDALDRIAEQNDGDLRGAVNDLQAVAETADHLTVADVVTSDRDKTVDLFPFLDTVLKEGEDPAEVLRTSYDVDETPDDLAGWIEENLPKVYEGAELARAYDHLANADRWLGIVRATQDYSYWRYAGDNATAGVAAARDGTKGGWTRWNRPTFYHGSSNTADYVVRQIARHEGTSMATARREVLPFLAALTHHCKPREPTVQMAAAYDFEEEHVSFVTGSGETTNKVQSIVEDAAERRSELVEEHAGGAFAGQADASAVDDGTGDDATGGDETSGDATGDDDGSMSLAELGGGDDSETASTETGEDRGTGGSDAEAGEGDAADDAEEDEDQSGLTDFV comes from the coding sequence ATGCCGACTGACTGGACGGAGAAGTACCGCCCGTCGTCGCTGTCGGAACTCCGCGGGAACGACTCGGCGGTCGACGACGTGCGCGAGTGGGCTCAGACGTGGGACGACCACGGCGAGGCGGCCGTGTTGCACGGTTCGCCCGGCATCGGGAAGACCTCGGCGGCCCACGCGCTGGCGGCGGACATGGGGTGGGAGACGGTGGAGTTGAACGCCTCCGACCAGCGGACGGCCGACGACATCGAGCGGTACGCCGGCCGCGCGGCCGACAACGCCACGCTCGGCGGCGCCAGCGGGAGCGACGACTCCGGCGGGCGACAGCTCGTGATCGTCGACGAGGCGGACAACGTCCACGGCAACTACGACCGCGGTGGGTCCCGCGCCATCACCGACCTGGTGAAGACGGCGCGCCAGCCCGTGGTGTTGATCGCCAACGACTACTACGAGATGTCGCGCGGGCTCAGGAACAACACCCGCGAGATCGAGTTCCGCGACGTGTCCAAGCGGTCGATCGTCCCCGTGTTGCGGGACCTCTGTCGCAAGGAGGGGATCGAGTACGAGAGCGATGCGCTCGACCGGATCGCCGAACAGAACGACGGGGACCTCCGCGGTGCGGTCAACGACCTCCAGGCGGTCGCGGAGACGGCCGACCACCTCACGGTAGCGGACGTGGTGACCAGCGACCGCGACAAGACGGTGGACCTGTTCCCGTTCCTCGACACGGTGTTGAAGGAGGGCGAGGACCCCGCGGAGGTGTTGCGCACCTCCTACGACGTCGACGAGACGCCGGACGACCTCGCCGGCTGGATCGAGGAGAACCTCCCGAAGGTGTACGAGGGGGCGGAACTCGCACGGGCCTACGATCACCTCGCGAACGCGGACCGCTGGCTCGGGATCGTCCGTGCCACGCAGGACTACTCCTACTGGCGGTACGCGGGCGACAACGCCACCGCCGGTGTCGCCGCCGCACGCGACGGGACGAAAGGCGGGTGGACGCGGTGGAACCGCCCGACGTTCTACCACGGGAGTTCGAACACGGCCGACTACGTCGTCCGGCAGATCGCGCGCCACGAGGGGACGAGCATGGCGACCGCACGGCGAGAGGTGCTGCCGTTCCTGGCGGCGCTCACCCACCACTGCAAGCCGCGCGAACCGACGGTGCAGATGGCCGCCGCCTACGACTTCGAGGAGGAACACGTCTCCTTCGTCACGGGCTCTGGCGAGACGACGAACAAGGTCCAGTCCATCGTCGAAGACGCCGCCGAACGCCGGTCGGAACTCGTCGAGGAGCACGCGGGCGGCGCCTTCGCGGGCCAGGCGGACGCGTCCGCCGTCGACGACGGGACGGGCGACGACGCCACGGGTGGCGACGAGACGAGCGGCGACGCGACTGGTGACGACGACGGCTCGATGTCGCTGGCCGAACTCGGTGGCGGCGACGACTCCGAGACGGCGAGTACCGAGACGGGTGAGGACCGCGGGACTGGTGGCTCGGACGCGGAGGCGGGCGAGGGAGACGCCGCCGACGACGCCGAAGAGGACGAGGATCAGTCGGGCCTGACGGACTTCGTGTAG
- a CDS encoding antitoxin VapB family protein, protein MATESKTIRLDDDVYERLAAEKRDDESFSEAVERLLGGDSVLDLYGERGEQGTEDLREAIEEAETANRERVVELRERGDE, encoded by the coding sequence GTGGCGACGGAATCGAAGACGATCCGGCTGGACGACGACGTGTACGAGCGACTGGCGGCCGAGAAGCGTGACGACGAGTCGTTCTCGGAGGCTGTCGAGCGGCTCCTGGGTGGTGACAGTGTGCTGGATCTGTACGGAGAACGTGGCGAGCAGGGAACCGAGGACCTCCGGGAGGCGATCGAGGAGGCGGAGACGGCCAACCGGGAGCGTGTCGTGGAACTCCGAGAACGGGGCGACGAGTGA
- a CDS encoding PIN domain-containing protein: protein MIVDTSYVLDLLGGNREAFEAGEELVGGAKALKIPTMTIVELFVGYGATGDEDEAREVENALRGHPVVEMDQLIARRAGTVAGRTGLDFGDAVIGATAIQLDEPVLTGNVTDFETIDGVEITTY from the coding sequence GTGATCGTCGACACGTCCTACGTGCTCGACCTCCTCGGCGGTAACCGCGAGGCGTTCGAGGCGGGGGAGGAACTAGTCGGCGGAGCGAAGGCGCTGAAGATTCCGACGATGACCATCGTTGAGTTGTTCGTCGGCTACGGCGCGACGGGCGACGAGGACGAAGCCCGCGAGGTCGAGAATGCGCTCCGTGGCCACCCGGTCGTGGAGATGGATCAGTTGATCGCTCGTCGCGCCGGGACCGTCGCGGGTCGAACCGGACTCGACTTCGGTGACGCCGTGATCGGCGCGACGGCGATTCAACTCGACGAACCGGTACTGACGGGGAACGTCACCGACTTCGAGACGATCGACGGAGTCGAGATCACGACCTACTGA
- the rpsJ gene encoding 30S ribosomal protein S10 — protein MPGQQARVRLVGTSPTDLDEICGDVREIAEKTGVELSGPIPLPTKTLEIPARKSPDGEGTATWEHWEMRVHKRLIDIDADERALRQLMRIQVPNDVNIEIVLED, from the coding sequence ATGCCCGGACAACAGGCTCGCGTCAGGCTCGTCGGCACGTCGCCGACGGACCTCGACGAGATCTGTGGTGACGTGCGAGAGATCGCCGAGAAGACGGGTGTCGAGCTGTCGGGACCGATCCCGCTGCCGACGAAGACCCTGGAGATCCCGGCCCGGAAGTCCCCGGACGGCGAGGGGACGGCCACCTGGGAGCACTGGGAGATGCGGGTCCACAAGCGGCTGATCGACATCGACGCCGACGAACGCGCGCTGCGGCAGCTGATGCGGATTCAGGTGCCCAACGACGTGAACATCGAGATCGTCCTCGAGGACTGA
- the tuf gene encoding translation elongation factor EF-1 subunit alpha, which yields MSDKPHQNLAIIGHVDHGKSTLVGRLLFETGSVPEHVIEQHREEAEEKGKGGFEFAYVMDNLAEERERGVTIDIAHQEFDTDEYYFTIVDCPGHRDFVKNMITGASQADNAVLVVAADDGVAPQTREHVFLARTLGIGELIIGVNKMDLVDYGETEFNTVKSEVQELLKQVQFDTDATTFIPISAFEGDNVAEQSDELSWFDGPTLLEALNDLPESEPPTDAPLRLPIQDVYTISGIGTVPVGRLETGEMTPGDDVSFQPSDVGGEVKTIEMHHEEVDYAGPGDNVGFNVRGVGKDDIRRGDVCGPADDPPSVAETFQARVVVMQHPSVITEGYTPVFHAHTAQVACTIESLDQKIDPASGEIEEENPDFIKSGDAAVVTVRPQKPLSIESSSEIPELGSFAVRDMGQTIAAGQVVSVDER from the coding sequence ATGAGCGACAAACCACACCAGAACCTGGCCATCATCGGCCACGTCGACCACGGGAAGTCGACGCTCGTGGGTCGGCTCCTCTTCGAGACCGGGAGCGTCCCCGAGCACGTCATCGAGCAGCACCGCGAGGAAGCAGAGGAGAAGGGCAAGGGCGGCTTCGAGTTCGCCTACGTGATGGACAACCTCGCCGAGGAGCGCGAGCGCGGGGTCACCATCGACATCGCCCACCAGGAGTTCGACACCGACGAGTACTACTTCACCATCGTCGACTGTCCGGGCCACCGTGACTTCGTGAAGAACATGATCACGGGTGCCTCGCAGGCAGACAACGCGGTACTCGTCGTCGCGGCCGACGACGGTGTCGCCCCGCAGACACGCGAGCACGTGTTCCTCGCGCGGACGCTGGGCATCGGCGAACTCATCATCGGCGTCAACAAGATGGACCTCGTCGACTACGGCGAGACGGAGTTCAACACGGTCAAGTCCGAGGTCCAGGAGCTGTTGAAGCAGGTCCAGTTCGACACGGACGCGACGACGTTCATCCCGATCTCGGCGTTCGAGGGCGACAACGTCGCCGAGCAGTCGGACGAGCTGTCGTGGTTCGACGGGCCGACCCTGCTGGAGGCGCTGAACGACCTGCCGGAGTCGGAGCCGCCGACGGACGCGCCGCTGCGACTCCCGATCCAGGACGTGTACACGATCTCCGGGATCGGTACCGTGCCGGTCGGGCGTCTGGAGACGGGCGAGATGACGCCGGGCGACGACGTGTCGTTCCAGCCGTCGGACGTCGGTGGCGAGGTCAAGACGATCGAGATGCACCACGAGGAGGTCGACTACGCGGGCCCCGGCGACAACGTCGGGTTCAACGTCCGTGGCGTCGGCAAGGACGACATCCGGCGTGGTGACGTCTGTGGGCCGGCCGACGACCCGCCGTCGGTCGCCGAGACGTTCCAGGCTCGTGTCGTCGTGATGCAGCACCCGTCGGTGATCACCGAGGGGTACACGCCGGTCTTCCACGCCCACACGGCGCAGGTCGCGTGTACCATCGAGTCGCTCGACCAGAAGATCGACCCCGCCAGTGGCGAGATCGAAGAGGAGAATCCGGACTTCATCAAGTCCGGCGACGCCGCGGTCGTCACCGTGCGTCCCCAGAAGCCCCTCTCGATCGAGTCGTCCAGCGAGATTCCCGAACTGGGTAGCTTCGCCGTGCGCGACATGGGCCAGACCATCGCGGCCGGTCAGGTCGTCAGCGTCGACGAGCGATAG
- a CDS encoding homoserine dehydrogenase translates to MRLAVLGAGAVGGSVAELAAEYGHEVVALADSSSAVVADPASATETGTGVDTTAALTRKADGSDLGPAAPEDALAANYDVLVEATPTTLGDAQPGFDHVATALDRDRHVVLANKGPVAERYAEVRAREADSAGEVLFEATVGGAIPILSTVADLGADRVDAVRGVLNGTANFVLSRMAAEGLDYDHVLAEAQDLGVAEADPSFDVEGTDAALKCVILANRLAEADAEGVDDLAEQTTSLDEATVEGIAGLPGNALELAAEDGQTVRLIGEATRDAVRVGPRLVPEHGTLAVSGTRNIVEVETDHAGRLAISGRGAGGDATASAVLSDVGRLPEPSR, encoded by the coding sequence GTGCGCCTCGCAGTGCTCGGTGCCGGTGCGGTCGGCGGCAGCGTGGCCGAACTGGCCGCGGAGTACGGCCACGAGGTGGTCGCACTCGCGGACTCGTCGTCCGCGGTCGTCGCCGACCCGGCGTCCGCGACCGAGACGGGGACGGGCGTCGACACCACGGCGGCGCTGACGCGGAAGGCCGACGGGAGCGATCTCGGCCCGGCGGCGCCCGAGGACGCGCTGGCGGCCAACTACGACGTGCTCGTGGAGGCGACGCCGACGACGCTGGGCGACGCACAACCCGGGTTCGACCACGTCGCGACGGCACTGGACCGCGACCGGCACGTCGTGTTGGCGAACAAAGGTCCGGTCGCCGAGCGGTACGCGGAGGTCCGCGCTCGCGAAGCCGACTCCGCGGGCGAGGTGCTGTTCGAGGCGACCGTCGGCGGCGCGATCCCGATCCTCTCGACGGTCGCCGACCTGGGTGCGGACCGTGTCGACGCCGTCCGGGGCGTGTTGAACGGGACGGCGAACTTCGTCCTCTCGCGGATGGCCGCGGAGGGACTCGACTACGACCACGTACTCGCCGAGGCGCAGGACCTCGGCGTCGCCGAGGCCGACCCCTCCTTCGACGTGGAGGGGACGGACGCGGCACTGAAGTGTGTGATCCTCGCGAACCGCCTGGCGGAGGCCGACGCCGAGGGTGTCGACGACCTCGCCGAGCAGACGACGAGTCTCGACGAGGCGACCGTCGAGGGGATCGCGGGACTGCCGGGGAACGCCCTGGAACTGGCGGCCGAGGACGGCCAGACGGTCCGCCTGATCGGCGAGGCGACTCGTGACGCGGTCCGTGTCGGGCCGCGACTCGTCCCAGAACACGGCACGCTCGCCGTCTCGGGGACCCGCAACATCGTCGAGGTGGAGACCGACCACGCCGGTCGGCTGGCGATCTCCGGTCGTGGCGCCGGCGGCGACGCGACGGCGTCGGCCGTCCTCTCGGACGTGGGACGACTGCCGGAGCCGTCCCGGTAG